The genomic region GACCACTGCGAAGCTCATAGAGAACATGATTGCCCGATACACTCCGTGGGCGAGAGTGGTCAAGCGCGTACTCCTACCCGACTACATTGATACCATTGAGTGGTACATTAAGAGGCAGATGAACAACCTAGACCTGGTAATCATGACAGGCGGTACGGGGCCGAGCGAGGTTGACCCGTTCTACAAGCTCGCTGATAGGCTCGGCGCAGAAGTCCTCTTCCGAGGCCTATTCGTGAGAGGAGGAAGACCCACCTCTGCAGCACTCCTGCCGAACGGCACACTACTACTAGCCCTCTCCGGTCACCCCGTCTCGGCGCTCCACGGCTTCCTCCGCCTCCTCTACCACGTGTTAAAACACATGGGCAATGTTGAGAGGGCCGGAGAGCCCCCGATACCAGCGTACGCTGCACTAGCGCAGCCGCTAAAGTCTAAGAGACCGGAGCCCATCAAGGCTAAGCTCTACTGGCGCGACGGAGTATTAGTGGCGGAGCCGCTGCCGCGAGAGAGACAACTATCATCAGTGACTGTGAGCAACGTGGAGGCTGACGGCATACTGCTCGTCGACAAGAATGAGTACGATGCCGGCGACCTGGTACCGGTAATGGTTTACAGAGAGCCCATAGAACTCCCCAAAGAGGGGAAGAGAGAGGAGGCGGAAGAGTAACAAATATTATCAATGTGCAGTATTTTTTATAGTGGTGTAACAACTGTGCCACTCTACGTTATTCTCTCCAAGCTAACCGACAAGGGAGCCCAAACCATATTCAAGAAGCCCGAGCGCATACTCGAGGTAAACAAGGAGCTAGAAGACATGGGGCTCAAGGTTCTTCAACAATACCTCGTATTCGGTGAATGGGATTTCCTAAACATAGTTGAGGCCAAGGATGACCAATCACTCGCAGCCGCGCTGATAAACCTTAACATGAGAGGCACTATACGCACAGCAACCTACAAGCTAATGCCCGTCAACGAGCTAATAGAGGCAGTGAAGAAAGCTGCAGAGAAGCGCGGCGAGTAAGACCTGGGCCCGCTAGTTGCGCCGGGCCGCCCTAGCCTCCTGGACTAGTTTTCTCTGCCTCTTCTCGTACTCCCTTTCAAAGAACTCTGCGAGAGCCTCAAGCTCGCCGAGCCTGCCCTGCCGAGCCTGCTCCTGTGCATAGAGGATGAGAGGCCTCATAAGCTTCTTCAACAAGCTCCGGGTGAAGGATGCGAGGGGCTCGGCAGCAGCCCCGTCGATACCCCTGCTTCTCAGAGCGGTTGCGAGCTCGTCGAGCTCCTCCGAGGCAACAGCCTCTGCATACCTCATTATCTTGGCTATTATTTCGTCAGCAAGCTTTCTCTCCCATTTAGCCATAAACACCTTTATCTCCTCCTCGATAATCTTCTCGGCCTTCGGCACCTCCCGCAGCCTCCTCTCTATCGTCTCCCTTATAGCGTTCTTAACCTCCTCTAGCCCCGCATACACAAGCGTCTCCGGCACTGGCTGCTCCACTGCAGGCGGCACAGAGATATCGACTATCAGCGCACCCGGCTTTAGATAGCCTAGCATCTCTCTTCTCACGAGGGGCTCGGGCGCGTTTATAGCGACGAAGACGAGGCGTGCATCCCTAAGCGCTTCTCCTAGCTCGTCGAGGCCGCGTGCCTCTCCACCCACCTTGGCCGCGAGCTCCACTGCTTTCTCAACACTGCGGTTCACGATAACTATGCGGGCACGGGGCCACTTCTCGCGGGCAAGGCCAGCTATTATCGAGCCCGCCTCCCCTGCGCCAACCACTACTATCTTCTCCTCACCGACGTCGCCGAGCCGCATCCATGCAAGCTTTACAGCTGCGCCGGGGAACCCGACGTTGCCGCGGGCTATCCCCGTCTTGCTCCTAACAAGCTTGCCGACATGTATCGCGAACTGGAAGAGCATGGATAAGCGCTTCGAGGCGAAGCCCTCGCGCCTAGCATCCTCATAGGCCTTCGCGACCTGGCCGAGGATCTCGTTCTCCCCGACAACGGCTGACTCGAGGCCAGAGGCGACACGGAAGAGGTGACGAACAGCGTCAACACCGCGGAAGATGCGGGCATAGCTCCACGCGTCGCCTAGGAATTCGCGGACAGCGTCCAGGAACTCGTCGACGCGGGAAGAATAAGCGTATGCCTCGAAGCGGTTACAGGTAGAGAGGACAACTATCTCCTCCGCGAAGGGGGAGAGGACGCGGTAGGCGCGGGGAGCGCGCTGCTCGAGCAGGCCTATTACTTGTAGCGGGGCCCAGCGGTGGCTAACACTTACTGCGACAATGTTCTCTATCCCTGGAGCCACGTCCACCACCATCCATAAGCGGCGAGCATGGGGCACAGCGAGACGAGTCTGGGTAAGCGTCACCTTGCCGTCTACGTATCCGAGCACTATGTTATCCTATATGCTGGTTTGTAATTGTTTCTCCCTAAAAAATAAGGATGCGGAGGTATATTCAAAATAGTTCGGTGCACAGATAGATTCTCTACTGGAGGAGTAACACCTGGAGGAGCATTAACCCTCTGCTCTGCATTAGGCCGCAGCAAGCCTCCTTGAAACAATGTACACGCTCATAGGTGGTCCGTGATTTGCCCAAAATACCCGCAGTCGTAATAGCCTCAACGAGGCCCACCACAATTGAGGAGTGCTGCTATATACAGCAACTCATACTCAGAGCAGAAAACATGTGCGACACGCTCCAGGCGAGCTGTAGGCTCGGGAGAAGCGGCGCAGAGATAGAATACCCCCTGCTCGTCGCCCAGATTCTCTACGCGTCCAGGCTCGGAGACCTCGTTGAGGGATGGATAAGGATACAGGGAGAACCACAGGCCCTGGACGCGCTGGAAACCGTTCTGAAGAGAGACCCGGGCATCTCTTTCCAGACAGTCAGCGAGGCCAAGCAGAGCCTCCTCTTGAAGACACTGATGCCCCCGGAGAAGTGGTGTGGTGGCTGCAAGCTCTGCCCCTACATAGATGCATTGCCCAACACGATGCCCCTCAACATAGTTGTGACGAGCAACTACATAGTAGTAGTCCTCGTCGCTTCGAGGCCCAGCGTTCTCAAGTCCCTCGAGGACCTCGGATACAAGGTGCTCGACACGATACCGGTGGAGGAGGTAGCCGAGGCACTCACCTCGAAGCAGGAAATAGCGCTGATGCTCGCCTACCTCTACGGCTACTACGAGAACCCGCGCCGCATAAGCATACGGGAACTCGCAAGCAAGCTAGGCATGTCTGGCTC from Pyrofollis japonicus harbors:
- a CDS encoding molybdopterin molybdotransferase MoeA, whose protein sequence is MEAGEEKRVPRYLEKLTPVKEAIDIIRKRVKPVEDTVVLPVWEAVGRVLAEDLRSPHDFPPRPRAAYDGYAVRSEDTPGKLKVIGEAPIGKVEIEYRVEPGTAVYVSTGAYLPDGADTVVPEEAVRLEDGYIVIDKKFEAGKNIDPVGFYARRGQVLLPKGYVLTELDVVGLLDIAVTRAKVFREIRVGIIATGTELFEPSSPEEAEKRILRGEVAETTAKLIENMIARYTPWARVVKRVLLPDYIDTIEWYIKRQMNNLDLVIMTGGTGPSEVDPFYKLADRLGAEVLFRGLFVRGGRPTSAALLPNGTLLLALSGHPVSALHGFLRLLYHVLKHMGNVERAGEPPIPAYAALAQPLKSKRPEPIKAKLYWRDGVLVAEPLPRERQLSSVTVSNVEADGILLVDKNEYDAGDLVPVMVYREPIELPKEGKREEAEE
- a CDS encoding GYD domain-containing protein, yielding MPLYVILSKLTDKGAQTIFKKPERILEVNKELEDMGLKVLQQYLVFGEWDFLNIVEAKDDQSLAAALINLNMRGTIRTATYKLMPVNELIEAVKKAAEKRGE
- the hemA gene encoding glutamyl-tRNA reductase, translating into MLGYVDGKVTLTQTRLAVPHARRLWMVVDVAPGIENIVAVSVSHRWAPLQVIGLLEQRAPRAYRVLSPFAEEIVVLSTCNRFEAYAYSSRVDEFLDAVREFLGDAWSYARIFRGVDAVRHLFRVASGLESAVVGENEILGQVAKAYEDARREGFASKRLSMLFQFAIHVGKLVRSKTGIARGNVGFPGAAVKLAWMRLGDVGEEKIVVVGAGEAGSIIAGLAREKWPRARIVIVNRSVEKAVELAAKVGGEARGLDELGEALRDARLVFVAINAPEPLVRREMLGYLKPGALIVDISVPPAVEQPVPETLVYAGLEEVKNAIRETIERRLREVPKAEKIIEEEIKVFMAKWERKLADEIIAKIMRYAEAVASEELDELATALRSRGIDGAAAEPLASFTRSLLKKLMRPLILYAQEQARQGRLGELEALAEFFEREYEKRQRKLVQEARAARRN
- a CDS encoding helix-turn-helix domain-containing protein, whose translation is MPKIPAVVIASTRPTTIEECCYIQQLILRAENMCDTLQASCRLGRSGAEIEYPLLVAQILYASRLGDLVEGWIRIQGEPQALDALETVLKRDPGISFQTVSEAKQSLLLKTLMPPEKWCGGCKLCPYIDALPNTMPLNIVVTSNYIVVVLVASRPSVLKSLEDLGYKVLDTIPVEEVAEALTSKQEIALMLAYLYGYYENPRRISIRELASKLGMSGSALAELLRKAEQRIIKNYVVINLAHHLYITLRKPVKEKNKD